One part of the Maribacter aquivivus genome encodes these proteins:
- a CDS encoding tyrosine-protein phosphatase yields MFSFFSKKYFLIDHLEGFIDIHNHILPGIDDGAKTVEDSLELIKGFNEFGVTDFICTPHIMENYYPNNPNTITSSLSLLQNALKMNNLEHVKIEAAAEHMIDSGFEKILEDKDIMPLAKNYLLIEMSYLQASINFDSSVEKIKSAGLFPIFAHPERYAYLHKNLKAYSRYKNEGLLFQLNILSLGDYYGKEVKQTALYLLKNNLIDFVASDVHKISQLNYLKKISINEKTLMLIKPIIEKTIYNFK; encoded by the coding sequence ATGTTCAGCTTTTTCTCTAAAAAATATTTTTTAATAGATCATCTAGAAGGGTTTATCGATATTCATAATCATATATTACCAGGAATAGATGACGGAGCCAAAACTGTTGAAGATTCTCTTGAGCTTATAAAAGGTTTTAATGAATTTGGAGTAACAGATTTTATATGTACTCCGCATATTATGGAGAACTATTATCCTAACAATCCAAACACCATAACAAGCTCATTATCGCTACTTCAGAATGCTTTAAAAATGAATAATTTAGAGCATGTAAAGATTGAAGCTGCTGCTGAACATATGATTGATTCGGGTTTTGAAAAAATCTTAGAAGATAAAGATATCATGCCTTTGGCTAAAAACTATCTTTTAATAGAAATGTCGTATTTACAGGCTTCTATAAATTTTGATAGTTCGGTCGAAAAAATAAAAAGTGCTGGCTTGTTTCCAATCTTCGCGCATCCTGAGCGGTATGCTTATTTGCATAAAAACCTAAAGGCTTATTCAAGATATAAGAATGAAGGATTGTTATTTCAGTTGAATATTTTGTCCTTAGGTGACTATTATGGTAAAGAAGTAAAACAAACGGCCTTATATCTTTTAAAGAATAATTTAATAGATTTTGTTGCCAGTGATGTCCATAAAATCTCACAACTAAATTACCTCAAAAAAATAAGCATCAATGAAAAAACATTGATGCTTATTAAGCCTATAATTGAAAAGACTATTTATAATTTTAAGTGA
- a CDS encoding helical backbone metal receptor yields MIYNDQLGNQIEINSKPSRIVSVVPSITELLFDLGLGDKVIGCTKFCVHPNKPYLTKSMIGGTKDLKLKKILQLKPNLILGNKEENVKDQIEFLSEFAPIWMSDVKTFEDSLSMIEQIGHITSSIKRASEIINQLNSTLKPIRPSIKVVYLIWKDPYMTIGGDTYISNMLNRCGYINVFANQNRYPSITLQEISDADPDMVLLSSEPYPFNNEHLKVIKSVLKNTEVRLADGEFFSWYGSRQLHVKPLES; encoded by the coding sequence ATGATTTATAATGACCAACTGGGAAATCAAATTGAAATTAATTCTAAACCCTCTAGAATAGTTTCTGTTGTCCCTTCCATCACAGAATTATTATTCGATTTAGGATTGGGCGATAAAGTAATTGGTTGTACCAAATTCTGTGTGCACCCCAATAAACCGTATCTAACAAAAAGTATGATTGGTGGCACAAAGGACCTGAAGCTAAAAAAAATTCTACAACTTAAGCCAAATTTGATTCTCGGAAATAAAGAGGAAAATGTAAAGGATCAGATTGAATTTTTAAGTGAATTTGCACCTATATGGATGAGCGATGTTAAAACCTTTGAAGACAGTCTCAGCATGATAGAACAAATTGGTCATATAACTTCTAGCATCAAACGAGCATCGGAAATCATTAATCAACTAAATAGTACATTAAAACCAATAAGACCATCAATAAAAGTCGTCTATCTTATTTGGAAAGACCCCTATATGACAATTGGTGGTGATACCTATATTAGCAACATGCTAAATAGGTGTGGATATATAAACGTATTTGCTAACCAAAATCGTTACCCCAGTATTACGTTGCAAGAAATTAGTGATGCTGACCCAGATATGGTATTATTATCTTCAGAACCCTATCCGTTTAATAACGAACACCTCAAAGTAATTAAAAGTGTTTTGAAAAACACAGAAGTTAGATTAGCTGACGGAGAATTCTTTTCCTGGTACGGCTCAAGACAGCTGCATGTAAAGCCTCTTGAATCTTAA
- a CDS encoding GumC family protein, giving the protein MNISDKKEDIKNVISTYAKQWKWFLVCGILALVAAYVNIRYTVPEYAVKSQIQIVQEKSTPTGMSVFQDLDMLGGGNKQVEDEIEIIASRSNFIDVVNELGLNKKIMALGSVINSEVYKSQPFNLNFIASDSIIKNANFGFFIEFSSASTFGYVENEGEPAKIYSFGNGIKTPVGDMVITPNVKDVKALIGKKFQVKMSPIEDVARSLKTAVQIVVSAEYSNILDVTMTSPIPEKAKDIIDKLIEIYNRNAVEEKKRIADTTSDFINDRIQLISGTLTNVDKDAQELLTQKGMTGSGLEVGAAVQVSAGSRQNLENAKVQLQMVSGLKDYVSGETGYDEMPVVDVGSGALSQATVQYNTLVSERKRLLKSADEQNPMIVNLDEQLDGLKNTMASSLNSLERNVGMNVSTLQSQLGRIQGTIYSAPQNQRELRNITRKQETTEALYLYLLQKREESQITFASAAPKSNVIDTAYVSSPTPVKPKKAITYLAALMLGLLLPFGVIYGKDQLDTKIHNKHSLEKYTKDVPVLGELPRLAKKDSKIIINDDRSVLAEALRIIRANLDFLIKTKRATDSNKNNVIYITSSTPGEGKTFVSSNLSMILASTDKKVLLVGADIRNPKLYTFFSGDSVDKLKTPSRNKDAGLTEFLLDDSIQVKDIIRPMLVHHNTIDVIYSGKIPPNPAELLMSSKIEDLLAEVSEMYDYVIVDTAPMMVVSDTLLIAPYANHIIYVTRAGVTDEAAVKFPLNLRDEGKLKGVSFVVNDVTLDELGYGGKYGYGYNKTSKKWWKF; this is encoded by the coding sequence ATGAATATTTCTGATAAAAAAGAGGATATTAAAAATGTGATTTCCACCTACGCAAAGCAATGGAAATGGTTTTTAGTCTGTGGAATTTTAGCGCTTGTAGCAGCGTATGTTAATATACGATACACGGTGCCAGAGTACGCGGTGAAATCTCAAATACAAATAGTTCAAGAAAAGAGTACGCCAACAGGAATGAGCGTATTTCAAGATTTAGACATGCTTGGTGGTGGAAACAAACAGGTGGAAGATGAAATAGAAATCATTGCTTCTAGATCTAATTTTATTGATGTAGTCAATGAACTAGGGCTAAATAAAAAGATAATGGCTTTGGGGAGTGTTATCAATTCTGAGGTGTATAAGAGTCAGCCGTTTAACTTAAATTTTATAGCTTCTGATTCTATTATTAAAAATGCCAATTTTGGTTTTTTCATTGAATTTTCATCTGCGAGTACCTTTGGGTATGTAGAAAATGAAGGGGAGCCTGCTAAAATTTATTCTTTTGGTAATGGTATAAAAACGCCTGTAGGCGATATGGTGATTACACCAAATGTAAAAGATGTAAAAGCATTAATTGGGAAGAAATTTCAGGTGAAGATGAGTCCGATAGAAGACGTGGCAAGATCATTGAAGACTGCAGTTCAAATTGTTGTTTCGGCAGAATATTCAAATATACTGGATGTTACCATGACTAGCCCTATTCCAGAAAAGGCAAAGGATATTATTGATAAGTTGATTGAAATCTATAATAGAAATGCCGTAGAGGAGAAGAAGCGTATCGCTGATACTACATCAGATTTTATTAATGATAGAATTCAATTGATATCTGGTACCTTAACTAACGTAGATAAAGATGCACAAGAACTATTGACGCAAAAAGGGATGACAGGTTCTGGTCTTGAAGTTGGTGCTGCTGTACAAGTTAGTGCAGGTAGCCGTCAAAATCTTGAAAACGCTAAGGTGCAATTGCAAATGGTTAGTGGATTAAAAGATTACGTTAGCGGAGAAACGGGTTATGATGAAATGCCTGTTGTTGATGTAGGTAGTGGGGCATTAAGCCAAGCTACGGTACAATACAACACCTTAGTGTCTGAACGTAAACGTTTATTGAAAAGTGCAGATGAGCAAAACCCAATGATCGTAAACCTAGATGAACAATTAGATGGTTTAAAAAACACCATGGCATCTAGTTTAAACTCGTTGGAGCGTAATGTAGGTATGAATGTAAGTACCCTTCAAAGTCAATTAGGAAGAATACAAGGTACTATATATTCAGCACCACAAAATCAGCGTGAGTTAAGAAATATTACAAGAAAACAAGAAACGACTGAAGCTTTATACCTATACTTATTGCAAAAACGTGAAGAGTCTCAAATAACATTTGCGTCTGCTGCACCAAAATCTAATGTCATTGATACAGCGTATGTTTCTAGTCCTACACCTGTAAAACCTAAAAAAGCAATTACCTATTTGGCAGCTTTAATGCTAGGGTTGTTATTGCCGTTTGGTGTAATTTATGGTAAGGATCAGTTAGATACTAAAATTCATAATAAGCATAGTCTTGAAAAATACACGAAAGACGTGCCTGTATTAGGTGAATTACCAAGGCTAGCGAAAAAAGATAGTAAGATTATAATAAATGATGACCGTTCTGTATTGGCAGAGGCATTGCGAATTATAAGAGCTAACCTTGACTTCTTAATTAAAACGAAGCGTGCTACTGATAGTAATAAAAACAATGTTATTTATATAACCTCAAGTACGCCTGGGGAAGGTAAAACGTTTGTATCTTCTAACCTGTCGATGATATTGGCAAGTACCGATAAAAAGGTGTTATTAGTAGGTGCAGATATTAGAAATCCGAAATTATATACGTTCTTTTCAGGAGATTCTGTAGATAAGTTAAAGACGCCTTCTAGAAATAAAGATGCAGGATTAACAGAATTCTTATTGGACGATTCTATTCAAGTTAAAGATATTATTCGACCAATGCTTGTACATCATAACACGATCGATGTGATATACTCAGGAAAAATACCACCAAACCCTGCAGAACTTTTAATGAGTTCTAAAATTGAGGATTTATTGGCAGAAGTTTCTGAGATGTACGATTATGTAATTGTTGATACTGCGCCAATGATGGTGGTTAGTGATACGTTATTGATTGCGCCTTATGCGAATCATATTATATATGTTACTAGAGCAGGAGTAACTGATGAGGCTGCAGTGAAGTTTCCTTTAAACCTTCGTGATGAAGGGAAATTGAAAGGAGTTTCTTTTGTAGTGAACGATGTTACCTTAGACGAATTAGGCTACGGCGGTAAGTATGGCTACGGTTATAATAAGACCAGTAAAAAGTGGTGGAAGTTTTAA